Proteins encoded in a region of the Anopheles aquasalis chromosome 2, idAnoAquaMG_Q_19, whole genome shotgun sequence genome:
- the LOC126572745 gene encoding ankyrin repeat and KH domain-containing protein mask-like, with protein sequence MRTATIATIAVAMLMCIEGIAARSPLDRQKDYDYDYDGNSGSSGGGGGGYSSSYSPKSGYSAGSGLRSIAQGSADQANSAVANQHAAAKQAAYVAQNTLAQAAAQAAATAQAALAGKHVLLQGLEQQNLEAHQALDAEIQQLQQAKRSAKAAQHAAQQALNHVQVLTSALNNAQVAAEHAQQSASEAAAELASQTQMVGTAKSRVEAIEEQLNAARVDFEATQEAAHKAAASAQEAQNNAAEAAAHAAIPIVHVGQSIESSHGGHHTLQAKIGKVGGGGGGGSGGSKGHKLHSSEDEINSGEIEVAANHNYGDFKASQQAFSFAGY encoded by the exons ATGAGAACCGCCACTATCGCAACGATCGCCGTCGCAATGCTGATGTGCATCG AGGGCATTGCGGCTCGATCGCCACTGGATCGCCAGAAGGATTATGATTACGATTACGATGGCAATAGCGGAAgtagcggcggcggtggaggtggctacagcagcagctactcgCCGAAATCCGGTTACAGTGCTGGTAGTGGCTTGCGCTCGATCGCCCAAGGATCAGCCGATCAGGCAAACTCGGCCGTTGCCAATCAGCACGCGGCAGCCAAGCAGGCAGCTTACGTGGCCCAGAACACGTTGGCTCAGGCAGCAGCTCAGGCGGCCGCTACGGCGCAGGCCGCCCTCGCCGGCAAACACGTGCTGTTGCAGGGTCTGGAGCAGCAGAACCTTGAGGCCCACCAGGCACTGGACGCGGAgatccagcagctgcagcaggcgAAGCGATCGGCCAAGGCAGCGCAACATGCGGCCCAGCAAGCCCTTAACCACGTGCAGGTGCTGACCAGTGCGCTGAACAATGCCCAGGTTGCGGCCGAACACGCTCAGCAGAGTGCTAGTGAGGCGGCGGCTGAATTGGCTTCCCAAACGCAGATGGTCGGTACGGCCAAGTCGCGCGTCGAAGCAATCGAGGAGCAGCTCAATGCGGCCCGTGTCGATTTCGAGGCGACGCAAGAGGCGGCCCACAAGGCAGCTGCCTCGGCACAGGAAGCGCAGAATAATGCGGCCGAAGCGGCTGCCCATGCTGCCATCCCGATCGTACACGTCGGTCAATCGATCGAGTCatcgcacggtggccaccatacGCTCCAGGCCAAGATCGGCAaggtcggcggcggcggcggcggtggttccggtggctcCAAGGGTCATAAGCTGCACTCGTCCGAGGACGAGATCAACAGTGGCGAGATCGAGGTGGCCGCTAATCACAACTACGGTGACTTCAAGGCGTCGCAGCAAGCGTTCAGCTTCGCTGGCTACTGA
- the LOC126578868 gene encoding methionine synthase reductase encodes MNVLEQFKATALTHPKLPAQFIELNPVDNGQAPQTDHLQSGSRQPFGSSDVHKSSILHYRVLAEGDDVKTVYEVTIKLPPGLEEDYYPGDTIGILTNNLPSEVDYLLDRLHLLPIADTPHEMKLVKPIKKKNAELPHYVPKLFTPRRLLSECLDIRITPRKVLLQALASYTTDECEKRLLEILSSKEGSNLYNELILKNEMNLLHVLRYVGSCRPPLAVLVEHLPRLQARPYSIASYGRENQFRIVFAMLNDGRVGLATHMLESKLLHPNRCDKHLYMYLRQLKPVFQYREEDLERNIIMIGPGTGMSPYLGFLEYRKRAKVAALSSNRKLKLGTAWLLTSCRYRDRNSLYDEELKQYLQSGLLDRLHIASSRDAESRYKFVQEIIEDRKEDLIELLMEDTTKLYLCGEGRTMLPRIQDTIVTCMSKVKSIPKAEAESLLAEYRKTGKYLYYSMIRY; translated from the exons ATGAACGTTCTGGAGCAATTTAAGGCAACCGCCTTGACGCACCCGAAGTTGCCGGCACAATTTATAGAGCTGAATCCGGTCGACAATGGACAAGCG CCTCAAACGGATCATCTGCAGAGTGGTTCGCGGCAGCCGTTTGGATCGAGCGATGTGCACAAATCTAGCATCCTGCACTACCGTGTGCTGGCCGAGGGAGATGATGTGAAGACGGTCTACGAAGTAACAATCAAACTACCACCG GGCCTTGAAGAGGATTACTATCCGGGAGACACGATCGGTATACTGACCAACAACCTGCCAAGTGAGGTGGATTATTTACTCGATCGCTTGCATCTGCTTCCGATTGCGGACACGCCGCACGAGATGAAGTTGGTGAAGCCGATCAAGAAAAAGAATGCCGAGCTACCGCACTACGTGCCGAAGCTGTTCACGCCACGGCGTCTGTTGTCGGAGTGTCTCGATATACGGATTACGCCGCGCAAGGTTCTTCTGCAGGCACTGGCCAGCTATACGACGGACGAGTGCGAGAAGCGTTTGCTCGAGATTCTTTCGTCGAAGGAAGGTTCCAATCTGTACAATGAGCTCATCCTGAAGAATGAGATGAATCTGCTGCATGTGCTACGGTACGTGGGCAGCTGTAGGCCCCCGTTAGCCGTACTAGTGGAACATTTACCCCGTCTGCAGGCACGGCCCTATTCCATCGCGAGCTATGGGCGCGAAAACCAGTTCCGGATCGTGTTCGCGATGCTGAACGATGGGCGCGTTGGGCTGGCGACGCATATGCTCGAGAGCAAGCTGCTACACCCGAACCGCTGCGACAAGCATCTGTACATGTATTTGCGTCAGCTGAAGCCCGTCTTCCAGTACCGGGAGGAGGATCTGGAGCGTAACATTATTATGATCGGACCCGGCACGGGCATGTCGCCGTACTTGGGCTTTCTCGAGTATcgcaagcgagcgaaggtCGCAGCGCTGTCCAGCAACCGGAAATTGAAGCTCGGCACGGCATGGTTGCTGACAAGCTGCCGGTACCGTGACCGAAATTCGCTGTACGACGAAGAGCTGAAGCAGTACCTGCAAAGTGGCCTGTTAGATCGGCTACACATAGCCTCGTCTCGCGATGCGGAGAGTCGGTACAAGTTCGTGCAAGAGATCATCGAAGATCGAAAGGAGGACCTGATCGAGCTCCTGATGGAGGATACGACGAAGCTGTACCTTTGCGGCGAAGGTCGCACTATGCTGCCCCGAATTCAGGACACGATCGTGACGTGTATGAGTAAAGTGAAGAGCATACCAAAGGCCGAAGCTGAATCCTTGCTGGCGGAGTATCGAAAAACTGGCAAGTATCTGTACTACTCCATGATACGGTATTGA
- the LOC126578874 gene encoding uncharacterized protein LOC126578874: protein MGRFGPTKRKIPVPKRHGVRDPLKRLAEKEAAIKDKINNPPKEHDVQEVSNSFKRFIQLKEKAHNDPGYTRQRDRPKISIGSTVVQKQAKETESSFLLRATTMQKEREAEVNFGAKYGVEVERDELTGAIHIRKRKGAEVDAMLKKRLRNSKAGKDGKKGAKIREETKAKKLTLSEKKAKKKEKELEKKRREEDLLLREYQYDKVEFGEVVKGPPTLNTLPRRADKQNGAARPGSKRLLLHAMIEPQSDGVDDQQQTPSKKAKPAVTTKIDLKGKRKNLPVATRMKIEREQQNVIEMYRQLKKNAQSKK from the exons ATGGGACGCTTCGGTCCGACAAAACGTAAAATACCGGTCCCGAAACGGCACGGTGTGCGGGATCCACTGAAGCGCCTAGCAGAAAAGGAGGCCGC CATTAAAGACAAAATCAATAACCCGCCGAAAGAGCACGACGTGCAGGAAGTTTCAAATTCATTCAAGCGCTTCATACAACTCAAGGAAAAAGCGCACAATGATCCAGGATACACGAGACAGCGCGACCGACCGAAGATCAGCATCGGTAGCACGGTGGTGCAAAAACAGGCCAAAGAAACGGAATCGTCGTTCCTGCTGCGGGCCACCACGATGCAGAAGGAGCGGGAAGCGGAAGTAAACTTTGGTGCAAAGTATGGCGTCGAGGTCGAGCGCGACGAGCTTACCGGAGCGATCCACATTCGCAAACGGAAGGGCGCGGAAGTGGACGCTATGCTGAAGAAACGGCTCCGAAACTCCAAAGCCGGAAAGGACGGCAAAAAGGGTGCAAAGATACGGGAAGAAACGAAGGCCAAAAAACTCACACTGAGCGAGAAgaaggcaaagaaaaaggaaaaggagctGGAAAAGAAACGCCGTGAAGAGGATTTGCTGTTGCGCGAGTACCAGTACGACAAAGTTGAGTTTGGCGAGGTGGTTAAGGGGCCACCGACGCTGAACACGTTACCTCGACGAGCCGACAAACAGAACGGTGCCGCACGG CCTGGAAGTAAACGCCTACTGCTGCATGCAATGATAGAACCACAGTCAGACGGGGTGGACgatcaacagcaaacaccatCGAAGAAGGCTAAACCAGCGGTAACGACGAAAATTGATCTAAAGGGTAAACGGAAGAATCTTCCGGTCGCAACACGAATGAAGATCGAACGGGAACAACAAAACGTGATCGAGATGTACCGTCAGCTAAAGAAGAATGCgcaaagtaaaaaataa
- the LOC126578230 gene encoding methionine synthase reductase-like produces MRSAELVNVIEEYDGRQLSLPPVPVSFIKLEQSDDTASVPAAEHLQAGVAQPFAATKVLTGTVKSTAKLCEGADVKTVYDVQLGGFEQTEHRHWPGDTVGILTYNLREDVQYLLDHLGFGNNDAAASRADSGWCVEVDKGTTKKAAKVPPFVPTTVTLRRLFAECLDLRAIPKKAFLRALASYTTDTSERRFLEILCSKEGSAEYEKIILKHGKGFLSLLKLVPSCLPPASLLVEHLPRLMPRPYSIANAYREDATRPVIRFLFSHNPIEPGITTTYLQGVKLGSLVHFYFRQSSDFTYKDSELANDVVMVGTGTGISPYLAFLEHRAAALESGRVLGKAQLIVGFRYRDRSYLCREEIAEYVRRGVLDGCREAFSRDGDARFKYVQDCIVEHRAAIEQTMAEGSIFYVCGDSKLLLPQIADTFTLHIISGGGNAALAASTVKALKSAGKYREDVWL; encoded by the exons atgcgGTCAGCCGAGTTGGTGAACGTTATCGAGGAATACGATGGCCGGCAATTATCATTGCCGCCGGTGCCAGTTTCCTTCATTAAATTGGAGCAAAGCGAC GATACAGCATCGGTGCCTGCTGCGGAACATCTACAAGCCGGTGTAGCCCAGCCATTTGCCGCTACTAAAGTACTAACTGGTACTGTAAAAAGCACTGCCAAGCTGTGCGAAGGTGCAGATGTAAAAACCGTTTACGACGTACAACTGGGAGGCTTTGAGCAGACTGAACATCGACACTGGCCTGGGGATACGGTTGGAATTTTAACATACAACCTACGGGAGGATGTTCAATACCTGTTGGATCATCTGGGCTTCGGAAACAACGATGCAGCGGCGTCGAGGGCTGATAGTGGATGGTGTGTGGAGGTAGACAAAGGTACGACCAAGAAAGCAGCCAAAGTACCACCCTTCGTACCGACCACAGTAACCTTGCGACGACTATTCGCCGAATGCCTGGACCTACGAGCTATACCGAAAAAG GCTTTTCTGCGTGCCTTGGCGTCCTATACAACCGATACTTCCGAGCGACGATTCCTGGAGATACTGTGCTCTAAAGAGGGATCTGCGGAGTACGAAAAGATTATCCTGAAGCATGGGAAAGGTTTTTTGTCGCTGCTGAAGCTTGTACCTTCGTGCCTTCCTCCGGCGTCTCTACTGGTGGAGCATCTTCCTCGACTGATGCCGCGTCCCTATTCCATCGCTAATGCGTACCGTGAGGATGCAACTCGGCCGGTAATACGATTTCTCTTCTCGCACAATCCCATCGAACCGGGCATCACAACCACTTACCTGCAAGGCGTAAAGCTGGGATCGCTGGTGCACTTCTATTTCCGCCAAAGCAGCGACTTCACGTACAAGGATAGCGAGCTTGCCAATGACGTTGTGATGGTAGGTACCGGCACGGGCATTTCTCCCTATCTTGCCTTCCTCgagcacagagcagcagcTCTGGAAAGCGGTAGGGTCCTTGGAAAGGCACAACTGATAGTGGGATTTCGTTACCGAGACCGAAGCTACCTATGCCGCGAAGAAATTGCAGAATATGTGCGCAGAGGCGTACTAGATGGTTGCCGTGAAGCATTCTCCCGTGATGGGGACGCTCGCTTCAAGTACGTCCAGGATTGCATCGTAGAGCACAGAGCAGCGATCGAGCAAACGATGGCTGAAGGAAGTATTTTCTATGTGTGCGGCGATTCGAAATTACTTCTGCCCCAGATTGCCGATACATTTACACTGCACATCATAAGTGGCGGCGGTAATGCAGCGCTAGCCGCTAGCACTGTAAAAGCATTGAAATCAGCTGGTAAATATCGGGAAGACGTATGGTTGTGA